A genome region from Primulina eburnea isolate SZY01 chromosome 9, ASM2296580v1, whole genome shotgun sequence includes the following:
- the LOC140841497 gene encoding uncharacterized protein isoform X2: MGGMTSSMAAKFAFFPPNPPSYRVVNDEGTGLLLLSPFPHRENVEIMRLHTRRGTEIVAVYVRYPMASSTLLYSHGNAADLGQMYDYSGYGQSSGKPSEQNTYGDIDAVFKCLEESYGTKQEDVILYGQSVGSGPTLELAARLPRLRAVVLHSPILSGVRVMYPVKRTYWFDIYKNIDKIPLVNCPVLVIHGTADEVVDFSHGKQLWELCKEKYEPLWIEGGNHCDLELYPEYIRHLKKFVATVDRSTSHRISARKSTDQFEPSRKSTDLFDVPRKSTDRREKPRLSTEKPERLKTHSNNGDKLDKLRAFEMLERSRRSVDCMEKGRKSLDHKGERARKSVDTLDRIRAG; this comes from the exons ATGGGTGGGATGACGTCGTCAATGGCAGCAAAATTCGCTTTCTTTCCTCCCAATCCGCCGTCTTACAGGGTGGTGAACGATGAAGGGACGGGTCTGCTGTTGTTGAGCCCGTTTCCACACCGGGAAAACGTGGAGATTATGAGGCTGCATACGCGGCGCGGTACGGAGATCGTGGCCGTTTACGTGAGGTATCCGATGGCTAGTTCTACGCTTCTCTATTCCCATGGCAATGCCGCTGATCTGGGGCAGAT GTATGATTACTCTGGATATGGCCAGTCATCTGGGAAG CCCAGCGAGCAGAATACTTATGGAGATATTGACGCGGTGTTTAAGTGTCTTGAGGAGAGCTATGGAACTAAACAGGAAGATGTTATTCTATATGGTCAATCTGTTGGAAGCGGACCGACTTTGGAACTTGCAGCTCGGTTGCCTAGGTTAAGAGCTGTTGTGTTGCATAGTCCTATACTCTCAGGAGTGAGAGTCATGTATCCTGTTAAGCGTACTTACTGGTTTGACATCTACAAG AACATTGATAAAATCCCTCTCGTTAATTGTCCTGTTCTTGTTATTCAT GGAACCGCGGATGAAGTAGTTGATTTTTCACATGGTAAGCAGCTCTGGGAACTGTGTAAGGAGAAATACGAACCCTTATGGATTGAAGGAGGAAATCACTGTGATCTAGAACTCTACCCAGAGTACATCAGACATTTGAAGAAGTTTGTGGCAACCGTGGATAGGTCAACTTCACACAGAATCAGTGCTAGAAAAAGCACAGACCAGTTTGAGCCATCTAGAAAGAGTACAGATTTATTTGATGTTCCAAGAAAGAGCACTGACAGGAGAGAAAAACCCAGACTTAGTACAGAAAAACCCGAGAGATTGAAAACTCATTCAAACAATGGTGACAAGCTCGATAAATTAAGGGCATTCGAAATGTTGGAAAGGTCGCGGAGAAGCGTTGACTGCATGGAGAAGGGACGGAAAAGTCTCGACCATAAAGGGGAAAGAGCTCGGAAGAGTGTAGACACGTTGGATAGAATACGCGCTGGGTAA
- the LOC140841497 gene encoding uncharacterized protein isoform X1, which yields MGGMTSSMAAKFAFFPPNPPSYRVVNDEGTGLLLLSPFPHRENVEIMRLHTRRGTEIVAVYVRYPMASSTLLYSHGNAADLGQMYELFIELSIHLRVNLIGYDYSGYGQSSGKPSEQNTYGDIDAVFKCLEESYGTKQEDVILYGQSVGSGPTLELAARLPRLRAVVLHSPILSGVRVMYPVKRTYWFDIYKNIDKIPLVNCPVLVIHGTADEVVDFSHGKQLWELCKEKYEPLWIEGGNHCDLELYPEYIRHLKKFVATVDRSTSHRISARKSTDQFEPSRKSTDLFDVPRKSTDRREKPRLSTEKPERLKTHSNNGDKLDKLRAFEMLERSRRSVDCMEKGRKSLDHKGERARKSVDTLDRIRAG from the exons ATGGGTGGGATGACGTCGTCAATGGCAGCAAAATTCGCTTTCTTTCCTCCCAATCCGCCGTCTTACAGGGTGGTGAACGATGAAGGGACGGGTCTGCTGTTGTTGAGCCCGTTTCCACACCGGGAAAACGTGGAGATTATGAGGCTGCATACGCGGCGCGGTACGGAGATCGTGGCCGTTTACGTGAGGTATCCGATGGCTAGTTCTACGCTTCTCTATTCCCATGGCAATGCCGCTGATCTGGGGCAGATGTATGAACTTTTTATTGAGCTCAGTATTCACTTGCGTGTCAATTTGATCGG GTATGATTACTCTGGATATGGCCAGTCATCTGGGAAG CCCAGCGAGCAGAATACTTATGGAGATATTGACGCGGTGTTTAAGTGTCTTGAGGAGAGCTATGGAACTAAACAGGAAGATGTTATTCTATATGGTCAATCTGTTGGAAGCGGACCGACTTTGGAACTTGCAGCTCGGTTGCCTAGGTTAAGAGCTGTTGTGTTGCATAGTCCTATACTCTCAGGAGTGAGAGTCATGTATCCTGTTAAGCGTACTTACTGGTTTGACATCTACAAG AACATTGATAAAATCCCTCTCGTTAATTGTCCTGTTCTTGTTATTCAT GGAACCGCGGATGAAGTAGTTGATTTTTCACATGGTAAGCAGCTCTGGGAACTGTGTAAGGAGAAATACGAACCCTTATGGATTGAAGGAGGAAATCACTGTGATCTAGAACTCTACCCAGAGTACATCAGACATTTGAAGAAGTTTGTGGCAACCGTGGATAGGTCAACTTCACACAGAATCAGTGCTAGAAAAAGCACAGACCAGTTTGAGCCATCTAGAAAGAGTACAGATTTATTTGATGTTCCAAGAAAGAGCACTGACAGGAGAGAAAAACCCAGACTTAGTACAGAAAAACCCGAGAGATTGAAAACTCATTCAAACAATGGTGACAAGCTCGATAAATTAAGGGCATTCGAAATGTTGGAAAGGTCGCGGAGAAGCGTTGACTGCATGGAGAAGGGACGGAAAAGTCTCGACCATAAAGGGGAAAGAGCTCGGAAGAGTGTAGACACGTTGGATAGAATACGCGCTGGGTAA